A single region of the Malaclemys terrapin pileata isolate rMalTer1 chromosome 2, rMalTer1.hap1, whole genome shotgun sequence genome encodes:
- the MPLKIP gene encoding M-phase-specific PLK1-interacting protein isoform X1, producing MHRQSFRPPTPPYPGGGPWGGGFRSPPSGGGPMPPSPRGYGSPHHTPPYGPRPYSPRGHSFHGGGGRFGSPSPGGQSPRRPQSASPRYSAPYGSIPPAAAQQRPPHHPQQYKSSPRGSQRYYQGSPRTSTPFGTAHGRGKRVSNDVENYYRPSMLEDPWAGLEPVSVTDINQQYSSEQTTYTGKKGRYFS from the exons ATGCACCGACAGAGCTTCCGCCCCCCCACGCCCCCGTACCCGGGCGGGGGGCCCTGGGGCGGCGGGTTTCGGAGCCCTCCCTCCGGCGGGGGCCCTAtgccgccctccccgcggggCTACGGGAGCCCCCACCACACACCGCCGTACGGCCCCCGGCCCTACTCGCCCCGAGGCCACAGCTTCCACGGCGGCGGCGGGCGGTTCGGGAGCCCGTCCCCGGGGGGTCAAAGCCCGCGCAGGCCGCAGAGTGCCAGCCCCAGGTACTCGGCTCCCTACGGCAGCATCCCCCCGGCCGCGGCCCAGCAGCGTCCGCCGCATCATCCGCAGCAATACAAGTCCTCGCCGCGGGGCTCCCAGAGATACTACCAG GGATCACCCAGGACATCTACTCCATTTGGTACAGCGCATGGCAGAGGGAAAAGAGTGTCTAATGATGTGGAAAACTATTACAGACCTTCAATGCTTGAGGACCCATGGGCTGGCCTAGAGCCAGTTTCTGTTACAGACATAAACCAACAATACAGCAGTGAGCAAACAACATATACTGGTAAAAAAGGGAGGTATTTCAGTTAA